The stretch of DNA CAAGTTGAAACGTTTCATTGTTCTCTGCTGTCAAAACAAGTCACATCGTAGAAAAGAAGCCgtgtttgtgaaaattgttgcaaaatttacaagaaaaaagcgaAGAATTATCCCCATATTGAGCCAGTGAAAGCGAGTTCAAGTGTTAAGAAGCCGGAGATTGTGAGTATGCaaataagaagagaaaataggGAGAAATTTACGAATGTttggttttgattttttaggaAGAATTTGGAGGTTAAATCCACAAAGAATATTGCGTTCCACGATACAATAAAACGCAAAAGGAATTCGCATTCCGGAGAAATTACGATGGCGATCCCGCCGTTGTGTATGAGGGAAGGAAAGCAATTATGGGATGAAGAGGAGGATGATTTTCAAAGGCCtcggaagaaaaaattgcaagttGTCAGGCATGAATGCTGCAGATATTGCTGCTCTGATTCCCGTGTTTGGAGAGAAGTGTGAGAATTTTATCCGTGCAGAAGATTGGATCCGTCGGGTGGACACCCTCAGAATTACGCACGGGTGGACGCAAAAGATCACAATGGTTTATGCGGCAATGAGATTGAGAGGTGCAGCAGCATTTTGGTATGAAACTGCGCAGGAAAATCTAGCATCTTGGATCCAGTTCAAGGAGGAATTGATGGATAACTTTCCGGATGCAATGTCAAAGAAGGAAGTTCACGAAATATtgaagagaaagaagaagaaaccaGATGAGGAGGTGGAATTGTATTTCCACAAAACCGTGGCAATTGGAAAGAGAGCGAAATTGGAGGATCCCGTGATTATGGAGTATTTGATTGATGGCCTTGAAACTGAAGCACAAAAGACAGCATTGAGGTCCAAAGGCAATGTAGCACTTAAAGATCTTTTGAAGGACATGGTGAGGGTTTGCCAGTCACAGCAAAATGAGTCGAAAATGGAGTCCGCCAAGCCTGAGACAGAAAACAAGGT from Lutzomyia longipalpis isolate SR_M1_2022 chromosome 4, ASM2433408v1 encodes:
- the LOC129794781 gene encoding uncharacterized protein LOC129794781 is translated as MKRRMIFKGLGRKNCKLSGMNAADIAALIPVFGEKCENFIRAEDWIRRVDTLRITHGWTQKITMVYAAMRLRGAAAFWYETAQENLASWIQFKEELMDNFPDAMSKKEVHEILKRKKKKPDEEVELYFHKTVAIGKRAKLEDPVIMEYLIDGLETEAQKTALRSKGNVALKDLLKDMVRVCQSQQNESKMESAKPETENKVKEQVDDRRDFRDERDRYRGRFRKRNWRPRWQHEDYYEEEKTSGNKGNSTEVKEAKETEKEKDVKQDKEEQTRKKYVKKCWRCNSESHLAYACKRGGGTTRHQGK